The genomic segment GCACCTCGTCGGTGAGGTCGTACCGCAGGCTCGCCATCGTGGAGTAGCGCTTCTGCGGCGCGCTCAGCGGGCTGAAGTTGTCGTTGGACGGGCCTTCGCCGCCGCTCATCAGCGCACCGACACGGGTGCCGAATGCGAAGTCACGCAGCGAGCCGTCCGGATTGAAGGCCTTGCCGTTGAGCGCGAACCCCGGCACTACGGCACCGTTGGCATCGCGGGCGCCGACGATCAGGCCACCGATCGCGGCGTCGGCGAATCCCACGTCCGGCATCAGTGTGGGCTGGCCGTTGATCGTCAGCGTCGACCAGCGTCCGGCGCGTGGCCGTGCAGTGCGCGGCACGATGCCGTCGTTGTCGAGGAACTCGCCACCGACCAGTAGGTGGCCGCGGTCATTGGCGAACCGGGTGCCCCACGCGCCTTCGAAACGACGCTCGTCGCCGTCGGAAAACGTGGAACGTCCCGCCTGCGCGCCGAGCTTCAGGCCCTCGAAATCGTGGTCGAGTGTGATGTTGACCACGCCGCCGACCGCGCCCGATCCCCAGGCCGCCGAAGCGCCGCCGGTGACCACGTCGACGTACTTCACCAGCACCGACGGAATGGTGTTGAGATCGTTGTCGCCCGACACGCGGCGGCCGTCGAGCAGCACCAGCGTGCGGCTGATGCCCAGGCCGCGCAGGTCGACCGGCGCGTTGCCGGCGCCCGTGTTCGAACCGGTGGTCTGCGGCGAACTGGTCGCGCGGAACTGCGGCAGGTCGTTGAGGGCGGCGCCGACGTTGGTGCGCATGTCCAGGTTCAGTTCTTCGGCGCTGATCGGCAGGATCGGCGTCGGTGACACGAAGTCGGGGCGGTCGATGCGCGAGCCCGACACCCGCACCACGTCGAGATTGGTCGCGCCGTCCGCCTGTACCGCGGCCTGCGGGGCAGCCGCCGCTGCAGGTTCGTTCGCAGGGGCGTCCGCGCGATAGACGAGGATCACGCCGTCCGCGTTCTGGCGGTGCTGCAGTCCGGTCCCGGCAAGCAGGAGGGCAAGTGCGTCGTCCAGTGCGTGCTGGCCGGACAGGGCCGGCGCGGTCAGGCCGCGTACCAGGTCGGGCGACACCATGATCTGGCGATCAGCGGCCAGTGCAAGCTGGTTCAATGCCGCGCCCAGCGGCTGGCTTTCGATGCTGTACGCCTGCGGCGCGCCCTGCGCCCATGCAGTGGTGGTGACCAGCATGCCGCCCCCCAGACCCAGCGCGATCGCCAGCGCCGGCACCAGTGGATGCCGCGAATAACGGCGCATGCCGCGTGTGTTCAATCCCCGTGCCATGAAAAAACCCCTTGAAGTCGTGATCGGATACCGGCCGTCCCTGACGCGGCGTGTGTCCCCCCCTATCCATGCAGACGCAACGCGTCACAAATCCCTCATCTTGCTGACGCATCTCCGGTGTCCTACGGTGGGGGTGAGCAAGCCGTCGCTCGCCCCCACACATTTCGATGACCCACCCTGCCTCCGGCAAGGCGCCCGAAGACGCCCTGCCGCACACGGACGTGCGGACCACCCAACGACTCGCGCAGCGTTACCGGCCTGTGCTGCTGCGCTATTTCTCCCGCCATCTGACCTCCCGGGAAGATGCGGAAGATCTCACCCAGGACGCGCTCACGCGGCTGTCCCAGCAACCTGCGCAACGCCTGGCAGGTCTGGTCAATGCCGAGGCGTTCCTGCTGCGCATCGCGTCGAACCTGCTGCGCGACCGCTTCCGCCGGGACCGCAGCCATCATGTCGCCTACCACGTGCCCATCGAGGGCGCGATTCTGGGCTGGCGGGGTGAGGAACCTTCCAGCGAGCGCGTCTACGAAGACAGGGCGCGATTGCAGGCATTCCTGCAGGCGCTCGACGAATTGTCACCCCGGTGTCGAAGCGTGTTTCTGCTGCAGCGATATGATGGACTGACCTACAGCGCCATCGCCAAGCGACTCGGGATCAGTACAAGCGCGGTGGAGAAACACATGATGCGGGCCCTGATGCACCTGGACGCGACACTGGGCGAGGCATGACTGCAAAGCTCGAACTGATCGAGGGCGGCGATCCCGTGCGACGCCAGGCGGCCGCGTGGTTCGCCCGTCAACGCGCGGACGACGTCACCATCGAGGAGACGCATGCCTGGCAACAGTGGCTGGCGGCAGACGCGCGACATCGCGCGGCCTATGCCCGGCTGGAACGCCTGTGGTCGGGTCTGGGCGCACACGCGGCGCAACCGGAAATCGCCGCCCGGCTTGCCGCGGTCGCGGCGGTGCAGACGCCGGTCACGGCAGCCCCCGGACCCGCAGCCCCGCGCGCCCGTGGCGGCCGCTGGGCCGTGCGGCTCGGTATGGCCGCAATGCTGGCAGTCGCGATCTTCGGCGCATGGTGGACACCGGCACCGCCGATGCTGCAGGACACGCTCTACGCCACGGCAGTCGGCGCGCATCGGGAGATCGTGCTCGACGATGGCAGCCGCATCACGCTCGATACCGACACCCGTCTGCGGGTCGCGTACCACGACACCGAGCGCAGCCTGTTCCTCGAGCGTGGCCGGGCGTTCTTCCAGGTGGCGCACGAACGGCGGCCGATGTATGTCCGGACCGCACACGGCAGCGTCCGCGTGGTCGGCACCACATTCGAACTGGACCAGCGTGCGGATGCACTCGATGTCACGCTCATCGAAGGCCGGGTGAATCTGCTGCCGGTGTCCGGCCACGATACGGATGCGCCGGCGGTCCCGATGGTGGCCGGTCATCGCGCACGACTGGCACCGGGGCACGCACCGCGCGTCGTTGCCATGCGGGATACAGCGCCGCCGACATGGTTGTCGGGACGTCTTGTATTCGAGGACACGGCGCTCGCCGACGCGGTCGCGGAGTTCAACCGTTACAGCCACGCGCGCCTGGTGGTCGACGACGCCGCGTTGAACGGCATCCGCCTGACCGGCGTGTTCCGCAGCGATGCGCCCCATGCGTTCGTCGGCGCGCTGGCAAAGCTGCATCCCATCCGGATCGATGTCTCCACACCCGGCGTGATGCGGCTCGATGCCGGGCATCCGTCAGGGTCGACGGCGCGCCGCTAGCAACGGACGATGCGGCACGCGCCAGCGGAGCGCCAGCGCATGCCGCATCGCTTGTGTCACGCGGCCCGGGTCACCGGTGTGTGCGCTCGCATCCGGCGTGCGGCTTCGACCAGCGCCTGCAACGCGGCGCGTGTCTCCGGCCAGCCACGTGTCTTGAGGCCACAGTCCGGATTGACCCACAGCTGCGCAGGCGGAATCCGGTCGGCCGCGCGCTCCAAGAGACGCGTCATCTCGTCGACGTCGGGCACGCGCGGCGAGTGGATGTCGTAGACGCCGGGGCCGATGCCGTTGGGATAGCGGAAGCGCACGAAGGCATCCAGCAGTTCCATGCGTGAGCGCGAGGTCTCGATCGAGATCACGTCGGCGTCCATCGCGGCGACGGCTTCGATGATGTCGTTGAACTCCGAGTAGCACATGTGGGTGTGGATCTGGGTCGTGTCGGCCACGCCCGATGCGCTGATGCGGAAGCTCTCGACCGCCCAGTCCAGATATGCCGCCCAGTCGGCGCGACGCAGCGGAAGACCTTCGCGCAACGCAGGTTCGTCGATCTGGATCACGCCGATGCCGGCCGCTTCGAGATCGATCACTTCGTCGCGCAGCGCGAGCGCGATCTGCCGGCAGGTGGCGGCGCGTGGCTGGTCGTCGCGTACGAACGACCACTGCAGGATCGTCACCGGCCCGGTCAGCATGCCCTTCATCGGACGATCGGTCAGCGACTGCGCATACGTCGACCAGCGCACCGTCATCGGCGCCGGCCGCGCGACATCGCCCCAGATCAGCGGCGGCTTCACGCAGCGCGAGCCGTAGCTCTGCACCCAGCCGAGCTTGGTGAAGGCGAAGCCGTCGAGCTGCTCGCCGAAGTACTCGACCATGTCGTTGCGCTCGAACTCGCCGTGCACCAGGACGTCGAGACCCAATGCTTCCTGTTCGCGCACGCAACTCGCGGTCTCGGCGGCGATGAAGGCGTCGTAGTCGGCATCGCTGAGCGTGCCGGACTTGTGCGCCGCGCGTGCTTCGCGGACTTCGAGCGTCTGCGGGAACGAGCCGATCGTCGTCGTCGGAAACGCAGGCAGCGGACGCAGGGCATCCTGGGCCACGCGACGCGTGCCGAAGGCCGACAGACGCTGCGCATCAACGGGACGGATCGCCTGCAGGCGTGCGGCGACGTCGGCGCGATGCACACGCGCCGACTGGCGACGCGCATCGATCGCGGCGCGCGCCTCGGCCAGGCTGGGCTCTGCCGCATCGGCATCGGTCAGCGCATCGGCGATCAGGCGCAGTTCGTCGAGCTTCTGCGTCGCGAACGCGAGCCAGCCGCGCAGCTCGGGATCGAGCGCCTTCTCCTGCTTCAGATCCACCGGCACGTGCAGCAGCGAACACGAGGGCGCGAGTTGCACCGCATCGGCGCCGCGCGCTTCGACGGCATAGCGTGCGAGCACCAGCGCGTCGTCCAGCCGTGTGCGCCAGATGTTGCGGCCATCGACCAGCCCCAGTGACAGCGTGCGACCGGCCGGCAGTGCGTGCAGCACGGCGTCGAGCTGTTCGCGTCCGCGCACCAGATCTACATGCAGGCCGTCGACCGGGAGCGATGCGGCGAGTTCGAGGTTGTCGTCGAGTGCGCCGAAGTAGGTCGCCAGCAGCAGTTTCGGACGCACGATGTCGGCGAGTGCGGCGTAGGCGCGACGGTAGGCCGCGCGCATGGTGTCATCGAGATCGAGCACCAGGGCCGGCTCGTCGATCTGCACCCAGCCAGCGCCGGCGTCGTGCAGCTTGCGCAGCAGTGCCGCGTACACCGGCAGCAGCCGCTCGAGCAGTGCGAAGCGGTCGCTGCCGTCGGTGGTCTTCGACAGCCACAGCAGCGTGACCGGACCGATCAGTACCGGGCGCGTCTCGATGCCGGCGTCTTGGGCTTCCAGGTACTCGCGCACCGGCTTGTCGTCGCGCAGTGCGAAGGCCTGGTCGGCGTGCAGCTCGGGGACGATGTAGTGGTAGTTGGTGTCGAACCACTTGGTCATCTCGAGCGCGTGCAGATCGATGCCATCGCGTTGATGCCCGCGTGCGAGCGCGAAGTAGCCGGCCAGTGGATCGGCATCGGCCAGCGCGCGATAGCGCCCGGGAATGGCATCGACGCAGAACGCGGCGTCGAGCACCTGGTCGTAGAGCGAGAAGTCGTTGCTGGGCGGCAGGTCGACGCCCGCCTCGCGTTGCAGGGTCCAGTGCCGCAGCCGCAGTTCGCGGGCGGTGGCCTGTAGCGTGGCAGCATCACCGCCGCGCCAGTGCGCCTCGACTGCACGCTTGAGTTCGCGGCGTGCGCCGATGCGGGGAAAACCGAGATTGCCGATCTGTGTCACGTGTAGTGCTCCTCAATGCGATGGATGCTTGAGGAACGAAGGACCGCGCGCCGCTGCGCATGCGCGCCACGGACCGTGCAGGCGACCTTCGCCCCCTCGGGCGAACCGGGCCTGCGCGCGGACATGCGGAGCCGACCACGCAGGATGCGCGGCATGGCACCGGTCACCTCCCCGCGGAGGTCCAGGTCGAACGTCCGCGCGGTCATGCGCGGACGGCCAGGGCAGGTCTTCGGGCTCATGGACGGGCCACAGGCGTGGCGGGCCTACTGTCCGTCGCTTCCCGACCCGTGACGGCGCCAGTGCGATGACGGAGTTCGTTTCCAATTACCGCTGCGGGGCAGCGCCGGAATTGCCGCGACGAGCGCGACGCACCGGCTTCCCTTTTAATCCATCGCCATATCTTGATACAGAGATGGAACCAAGGCGGCGCCGACGTTACGCCGGTCGCGCGCGGGCGTCAATCGGAGGGCCGCAGGGCGCTACGCCGGCACGCCGGCCGCGCGTGGCCGGCGCTCACGGTCCGGCGGCGACCAGGCTGTCCAGCAGCGGGCCCGTCTTCCATTCGAGTGGGCCATCGCTGGCGGCCGAGATCCGCGCGGCCTGCGCACTGTCGACGCCGAGTCCACGCAGAACGACCCCGACCGCGCTGGCGGCGGCCTCGTGTGCGACGCCCTCGGCGATCGCGTGCATGCAGCCCATCGCAATGCCGCCCACGAGCGCCATCGCGACATGCAGCGGCATGTCGACGAAGCGGCCCTCGGCGATGCCCTGGGTGATCGCGCTGCCGATCTTCTCCGGGAACAGTCCGCCGAAATCGTCCACCGGCCAGCCCGACCGGACCAGGAAGCGGGCCAGCAAGGGATGCCGACGGGCCATCGAGAACACACCGGTCAGGCCGGTCGCGAGGCGCGCGGCGGGATCCGGGATCCGGTCCATCTCGTCCTCCAGCGCCAGGATCATCTCCTGCGCAACCGCCACGCCGATGGCGCTTGCCAGCTCGGGCACCCCACCGAAGTACTTGTAGAAGCTGCCCCGGGCCACGTTGGCCTGGCGGATCACATCGTCGATGGTCGTCGCGGCCACGCCCTTGCGTGACATCACTTCGAGGCCCGCACGCAGCAGCGTGGCGCGCATCCGGGCACGCCGCTGGGCTGCGACACCGGTCCGATGATCTTTCATAAAAACACCTTTGTCATGATGACAGTTATGTCACTATTACACCCGGTCCGCCGATCGGGCGCCGTGGCGCCTGCACGCCACGCCACTGGATACACAGCACGGACCGTCCGCAATCACGCTCGAGAGCAGCCCCCCAAGGAGTAGTCACGTCATGAACAGCAATGGCACGAGTGTGCGGGTCCCGCGCACATTTTTCATCGATGGCGCGTGGGTTGCGCCCCTGTCCGATCGCCGGATCCGGATCATCTCGCCGGTCACCGAACAGCCGCTCATGGACTATCCCGAAGCCTCGCCGGCCGATATCGACGCCGCCGTGGCGGCTGCGCGCGAGGCTTTCGACTCGGGGCCCTGGCCCCACACCACGCCCAGCGAACGCGCCGCGGTGCTGCGCCGGACCGCGCTGGAGATCGAGCGCCGGGCCGAGGAGATCGCCCAGGACTGGACCATGCAGATCGGCGCCCCGATCGCGATCGGGCGGCTGCTGGTGCCCGACAACGCGAAGATCTTCCACTACTACGCCGATCTGCTCGAGAGCGACGGCTTCGGCTTCGTCGACGAGCGCACGCGGCTCGACGGCGGCCGCACCCTGGTCTGCCGCGAACCGGTCGGCGTCTGCGCCACGGTCACGCCGTGGAACGCAGCCATGGTGCTGATGAGCTACAAGATCGCCGCCGGTCTGGCCGCCGGCTGTACCTTCGTCTCCAAGCCGTCACCGGAAACGCCGCTGGAAGGCTATGTGCTGGCCGAATGCCTCGAGGCCGCGGGCCTGCCGAACGGCGTGTTCAACCTGGTGCCCGCGGGCGCGGAGGTCGGCGAGTACCTCGTGCGTCACCCGGGCATCGACAAGGTCGCCTTCACCGGCTCCACCGCGGCGGGCAAGCGCATCGCCTCGATCTGCGCCGAGCGCCTGGCCCGCGTGACCCTGGAACTGGGCGGCAAGTCGGCGGCCGTGCTGCTCGACGACGCCGATTTCGACAAGGCGCTGCCCAGCATCGCGATGTACTCGATGCCCAGCTCCGGCCAGGTCTGCTTCGCGCTGACGCGCATCCTGGTACCGAAGGCCCGTGCGCAGGAATTCACCGGACTGCTCGTCCGCGCGCTGTCGATGTTCACCGTCGGCGATCCGGCCGATCCGCAGGTGTTCATGGGGCCGCTGTCGAAGGCAAGCCAGTACGAGCGCGTGCTGCAGTACATCGAGACCGGCAAGGCCGAAGGCGCGACGCTCGTGCTCGGCGGCGGCCGGCCGGCGCATCTCCACACCGGCTACTACATCGCGCCGACGGTGTTCACCGACGTCACCCCGGACATGACCATCGCCCAGGAAGAGATATTCGGGCCGGTGGTGGCGATCCTGGCGTATGAGGACGAAGCCGATGCGGTACGCATCGCCAACGACAGCGCCTACGGCCTGAGCGGTTCGGTGTTCTCCTCCGATCCCGAGCGTGCTCTGCGCGTTGCCCGCCGCATCCGCACCGGCAACCTGACGATCAATGGCAGCGTCGTCGACCCGACCATGCCGATCGGCGGCTTCAAGGCTTCGGGC from the Luteimonas fraxinea genome contains:
- a CDS encoding RNA polymerase sigma factor, with protein sequence MTHPASGKAPEDALPHTDVRTTQRLAQRYRPVLLRYFSRHLTSREDAEDLTQDALTRLSQQPAQRLAGLVNAEAFLLRIASNLLRDRFRRDRSHHVAYHVPIEGAILGWRGEEPSSERVYEDRARLQAFLQALDELSPRCRSVFLLQRYDGLTYSAIAKRLGISTSAVEKHMMRALMHLDATLGEA
- a CDS encoding FecR family protein — its product is MTAKLELIEGGDPVRRQAAAWFARQRADDVTIEETHAWQQWLAADARHRAAYARLERLWSGLGAHAAQPEIAARLAAVAAVQTPVTAAPGPAAPRARGGRWAVRLGMAAMLAVAIFGAWWTPAPPMLQDTLYATAVGAHREIVLDDGSRITLDTDTRLRVAYHDTERSLFLERGRAFFQVAHERRPMYVRTAHGSVRVVGTTFELDQRADALDVTLIEGRVNLLPVSGHDTDAPAVPMVAGHRARLAPGHAPRVVAMRDTAPPTWLSGRLVFEDTALADAVAEFNRYSHARLVVDDAALNGIRLTGVFRSDAPHAFVGALAKLHPIRIDVSTPGVMRLDAGHPSGSTARR
- the metE gene encoding 5-methyltetrahydropteroyltriglutamate--homocysteine S-methyltransferase, coding for MTQIGNLGFPRIGARRELKRAVEAHWRGGDAATLQATARELRLRHWTLQREAGVDLPPSNDFSLYDQVLDAAFCVDAIPGRYRALADADPLAGYFALARGHQRDGIDLHALEMTKWFDTNYHYIVPELHADQAFALRDDKPVREYLEAQDAGIETRPVLIGPVTLLWLSKTTDGSDRFALLERLLPVYAALLRKLHDAGAGWVQIDEPALVLDLDDTMRAAYRRAYAALADIVRPKLLLATYFGALDDNLELAASLPVDGLHVDLVRGREQLDAVLHALPAGRTLSLGLVDGRNIWRTRLDDALVLARYAVEARGADAVQLAPSCSLLHVPVDLKQEKALDPELRGWLAFATQKLDELRLIADALTDADAAEPSLAEARAAIDARRQSARVHRADVAARLQAIRPVDAQRLSAFGTRRVAQDALRPLPAFPTTTIGSFPQTLEVREARAAHKSGTLSDADYDAFIAAETASCVREQEALGLDVLVHGEFERNDMVEYFGEQLDGFAFTKLGWVQSYGSRCVKPPLIWGDVARPAPMTVRWSTYAQSLTDRPMKGMLTGPVTILQWSFVRDDQPRAATCRQIALALRDEVIDLEAAGIGVIQIDEPALREGLPLRRADWAAYLDWAVESFRISASGVADTTQIHTHMCYSEFNDIIEAVAAMDADVISIETSRSRMELLDAFVRFRYPNGIGPGVYDIHSPRVPDVDEMTRLLERAADRIPPAQLWVNPDCGLKTRGWPETRAALQALVEAARRMRAHTPVTRAA
- a CDS encoding TetR/AcrR family transcriptional regulator — its product is MRATLLRAGLEVMSRKGVAATTIDDVIRQANVARGSFYKYFGGVPELASAIGVAVAQEMILALEDEMDRIPDPAARLATGLTGVFSMARRHPLLARFLVRSGWPVDDFGGLFPEKIGSAITQGIAEGRFVDMPLHVAMALVGGIAMGCMHAIAEGVAHEAAASAVGVVLRGLGVDSAQAARISAASDGPLEWKTGPLLDSLVAAGP
- a CDS encoding aldehyde dehydrogenase, translated to MNSNGTSVRVPRTFFIDGAWVAPLSDRRIRIISPVTEQPLMDYPEASPADIDAAVAAAREAFDSGPWPHTTPSERAAVLRRTALEIERRAEEIAQDWTMQIGAPIAIGRLLVPDNAKIFHYYADLLESDGFGFVDERTRLDGGRTLVCREPVGVCATVTPWNAAMVLMSYKIAAGLAAGCTFVSKPSPETPLEGYVLAECLEAAGLPNGVFNLVPAGAEVGEYLVRHPGIDKVAFTGSTAAGKRIASICAERLARVTLELGGKSAAVLLDDADFDKALPSIAMYSMPSSGQVCFALTRILVPKARAQEFTGLLVRALSMFTVGDPADPQVFMGPLSKASQYERVLQYIETGKAEGATLVLGGGRPAHLHTGYYIAPTVFTDVTPDMTIAQEEIFGPVVAILAYEDEADAVRIANDSAYGLSGSVFSSDPERALRVARRIRTGNLTINGSVVDPTMPIGGFKASGWGREGGREGLHSYLEVKTISIV